In a single window of the Pseudoxanthomonas sp. F37 genome:
- a CDS encoding DUF4440 domain-containing protein, whose protein sequence is MSRALVVMLAVAAAQAAAAPAEDAGARCQVWQRELSFARSVADHDAVAFAEHLHPQAAFGVSRTPTRGRDAITREWTPLIQGTTLKLSWYPAVVTLGGDGRTAYSSGPALYEDPNTGESRIGRFGSVWYRGDDGVWRVLFDDGVSPQKADAAAIQRFHEGRRAQCPAE, encoded by the coding sequence GTGTCGCGCGCCCTTGTCGTGATGCTGGCCGTTGCGGCGGCGCAAGCCGCCGCGGCGCCGGCCGAAGACGCCGGCGCCCGTTGCCAGGTCTGGCAGCGCGAGCTCAGCTTCGCCCGATCCGTCGCCGACCACGACGCCGTGGCCTTTGCCGAGCACCTGCATCCCCAGGCCGCGTTCGGCGTAAGCCGGACACCCACGCGCGGGCGCGACGCCATCACCCGCGAGTGGACGCCGCTCATCCAGGGTACGACGCTGAAGCTCAGCTGGTACCCCGCCGTGGTGACCCTGGGCGGCGATGGCCGCACGGCGTATTCCAGCGGGCCGGCGCTGTACGAAGATCCCAACACCGGGGAAAGCCGCATCGGCCGCTTCGGCTCGGTCTGGTACCGGGGCGACGATGGCGTGTGGCGCGTCCTGTTCGACGACGGCGTGTCGCCGCAGAAGGCCGATGCGGCGGCCATCCAGCGCTTCCACGAGGGCCGCAGGGCGCAGTGTCCGGCCGAATGA
- a CDS encoding ectonucleotide pyrophosphatase/phosphodiesterase, which yields MRSTLLLLALALFLGGCNSRPDTRPSRTPHSVVLISIDGLPARALQHGNTPHLDALAAEGVRAAWMNPSYPVLTFPNHFTLVTGLRPDRHGIIHNSMHDQAVGGFRVADKAAGADARWWQGEPIWNTAEKAGLRTAIWAWPGNAAPIGGRRPTRWVPYSPEVSAADRADQVAGWLIEPTATRPSLAALYFERVDNVGHDKGPDAPETQAAIREVDAAVGRIVQTLEARGLRATTDVVVVSDHGMAPVRPEQYIALEDMATIEQAEAVSTGQVIGFNPRPGHEADVEQRLLGRHDHYQCWRKQDLPARWHYGTHPRVPAIVCQFDEGWNGLPAAQLRRTPRAQLNRGSHGYDNALPSMRAVFIAAGPSFRRGATLPAFDNVDVYPLLAELLGLAPARNDGTADTFKPVLMPRTAPAH from the coding sequence TTGCGATCGACGCTTCTGTTGCTGGCATTGGCCCTGTTCCTGGGCGGATGCAACTCCCGGCCCGACACCCGGCCGTCGCGCACGCCGCACAGCGTCGTGCTGATCTCCATCGACGGCCTCCCCGCCCGCGCCTTGCAGCATGGCAACACCCCGCACCTGGACGCCCTGGCGGCCGAGGGCGTGCGGGCCGCCTGGATGAACCCCTCCTACCCGGTGCTGACCTTCCCCAATCACTTCACCCTGGTGACAGGATTGCGGCCCGATCGCCATGGGATCATCCACAACAGCATGCATGACCAGGCCGTCGGCGGCTTCCGGGTGGCCGACAAGGCCGCGGGAGCGGATGCGCGCTGGTGGCAGGGCGAACCGATCTGGAACACGGCAGAGAAAGCCGGCCTGCGTACGGCCATCTGGGCCTGGCCCGGCAACGCGGCGCCCATCGGCGGCCGGCGGCCCACGCGCTGGGTGCCCTACTCGCCCGAGGTCAGCGCAGCCGACCGCGCCGATCAGGTCGCGGGCTGGCTGATCGAACCCACGGCCACACGCCCGAGCCTGGCCGCGCTGTATTTCGAGCGCGTGGACAACGTCGGCCACGACAAGGGTCCGGACGCGCCCGAAACGCAGGCGGCGATCCGCGAAGTCGACGCCGCCGTGGGCCGCATCGTGCAGACACTGGAGGCGCGTGGCCTGCGCGCGACGACCGACGTGGTGGTGGTATCCGACCACGGCATGGCGCCGGTGCGGCCGGAACAGTACATCGCGCTGGAGGACATGGCGACGATCGAGCAGGCCGAAGCGGTGAGCACCGGCCAGGTGATCGGCTTCAATCCGCGCCCAGGCCACGAGGCCGACGTCGAACAGCGACTGCTGGGTCGCCACGACCATTACCAGTGCTGGCGCAAGCAGGATCTGCCCGCACGCTGGCATTACGGCACGCATCCGCGCGTCCCGGCGATCGTCTGCCAGTTCGACGAGGGCTGGAACGGATTGCCGGCGGCGCAGTTGCGCCGTACACCGCGGGCGCAGTTGAACCGCGGTTCGCATGGCTACGACAACGCATTGCCGTCGATGCGGGCGGTGTTCATCGCCGCCGGCCCCAGCTTCCGTCGGGGCGCCACGCTGCCGGCCTTCGACAACGTCGACGTGTATCCGCTGCTGGCGGAACTGCTGGGCCTGGCGCCCGCACGCAACGACGGAACCGCGGATACCTTCAAGCCGGTGCTCATGCCGCGGACGGCACCGGCGCATTGA
- a CDS encoding DNA-3-methyladenine glycosylase 2 has translation MLPTDASALPDRHVCEQARLSRDARFDGLFFTAVTSTRIYCRPVCPAPAPKPRNIVYYRHAAAAEAAGFRPCLRCRPELAPGDGTWRRGDEVVARALTLIDQGALVDAPLSDLAQRVGLGERHLRRLFSDRLGATPAQVHGTRRLLFAKQLLTETTLPVTQVALAAGFGSLTRFNTAFRAEYRMAPRDLRKRELPVARDAMTLRLGYRPPYDFGAMLDFLRGRALPSVEVVDEVSYRRVIGTPDTPGWLRVSAWDEDTHALKLELHGGAAADLLQIVNRLRRMFDLDADPQAVAAALGHDDRLRPLLDARPGLRLPSGWDGFEIAVRAVIGQQVSVAAARTLTARLAQRHGTPLAIPFEGLTHLFPAPETLVDADLTEIGLTRARAETIRGLSRALLDGRVDFRPERTLEDFTARWVALPGIGPWTAHYMALRALGHPDAFPADDLVLQKAVPTDGTRMTAKALTARAEAWRPWRAYAVIHVWKGSMPAQKAMPSVGAT, from the coding sequence ATGCTCCCGACCGATGCCAGCGCCCTGCCCGACCGCCACGTCTGCGAACAGGCGCGGCTGAGCCGCGACGCACGCTTCGACGGACTGTTCTTCACCGCGGTCACCAGCACACGGATCTACTGCCGCCCCGTATGCCCGGCGCCCGCGCCCAAGCCCCGCAACATCGTCTACTACCGCCACGCGGCGGCCGCAGAGGCCGCGGGCTTCCGCCCCTGCCTGCGCTGCCGGCCGGAACTCGCCCCCGGTGACGGCACCTGGCGCCGGGGCGACGAAGTGGTGGCGCGCGCACTCACGTTGATCGACCAGGGCGCACTGGTCGACGCGCCGTTGTCGGACCTGGCGCAGCGCGTGGGCCTGGGCGAACGGCACCTGCGCCGGCTGTTCAGCGACCGGCTGGGCGCCACGCCGGCCCAGGTGCACGGCACCCGCCGCCTGCTGTTCGCCAAGCAGTTGCTGACCGAGACCACGCTGCCGGTCACCCAGGTGGCGCTGGCGGCGGGCTTCGGCAGCCTGACCCGCTTCAACACGGCCTTCCGCGCCGAATACCGGATGGCGCCGCGCGACCTGCGCAAGCGCGAACTGCCGGTCGCCCGCGACGCGATGACGCTGCGCCTGGGCTACCGGCCGCCGTACGATTTTGGCGCCATGCTCGATTTCCTGCGCGGGCGCGCACTGCCGAGCGTCGAAGTCGTCGACGAGGTGAGCTATCGGCGCGTGATCGGCACGCCGGATACGCCAGGCTGGCTGCGGGTCAGCGCCTGGGACGAAGACACGCATGCGCTGAAGCTGGAACTGCACGGGGGTGCGGCGGCGGACCTGCTGCAGATCGTCAACCGCCTGCGGCGCATGTTCGACCTGGATGCCGATCCGCAGGCGGTTGCCGCGGCGCTGGGCCACGACGACCGCCTGCGCCCCTTGCTGGATGCGCGGCCGGGCCTGCGCCTGCCCAGCGGTTGGGACGGTTTCGAGATCGCGGTGCGTGCGGTGATCGGCCAGCAGGTCAGCGTGGCCGCCGCGCGCACGCTGACGGCGCGCCTGGCGCAGCGGCATGGAACACCGCTGGCGATCCCGTTCGAGGGACTGACGCATCTGTTCCCGGCACCGGAAACGCTGGTGGATGCCGACCTGACCGAGATCGGCCTGACCCGTGCGCGGGCCGAGACGATCCGCGGGCTGTCGCGCGCACTACTCGATGGCCGCGTCGACTTCCGGCCCGAGCGCACGCTGGAGGATTTCACCGCGCGCTGGGTCGCCCTGCCCGGCATCGGCCCGTGGACGGCGCACTACATGGCGCTGCGCGCGCTCGGCCATCCGGATGCGTTCCCCGCCGACGACCTGGTGCTGCAGAAGGCCGTGCCCACCGACGGCACGCGGATGACGGCCAAGGCGCTGACCGCGCGCGCGGAGGCCTGGCGGCCCTGGCGTGCCTATGCGGTGATCCATGTGTGGAAGGGCAGTATGCCGGCGCAGAAGGCAATGCCTTCTGTGGGAGCGACGTGA
- a CDS encoding methylated-DNA--[protein]-cysteine S-methyltransferase — MLPTMILYREFDSPVGTLTLAATDAGLHAIEFPRNRHPADREGWTPGDHRVLDLAARQLDDYFAARRCVFDLPLAPRGTDFQRTVWMTLAGIGYGETISYAQLAQRVGRPTAMRAVGAANGRNPLPIVLPCHRVIGADGALTGFGGGLPTKQFLLELEGALPKSRDLFG, encoded by the coding sequence ATGCTCCCCACCATGATCCTCTACCGCGAATTCGACAGCCCCGTGGGCACACTCACCCTCGCCGCGACGGACGCGGGCCTGCATGCCATCGAATTCCCGCGCAACCGCCATCCGGCAGACCGTGAGGGTTGGACACCGGGCGATCATCGCGTACTCGACCTGGCGGCGCGCCAGCTGGACGACTACTTCGCCGCCAGGCGGTGCGTGTTCGACCTGCCCCTGGCACCGCGCGGCACCGACTTCCAGCGCACCGTGTGGATGACGCTCGCAGGGATCGGCTACGGCGAAACGATCAGCTATGCGCAGCTGGCCCAGCGCGTCGGCAGGCCCACCGCCATGCGTGCGGTGGGCGCGGCGAACGGGCGCAATCCGTTGCCCATCGTGTTGCCCTGCCACCGCGTGATAGGCGCGGACGGTGCGCTGACGGGGTTCGGCGGCGGCCTGCCGACCAAGCAGTTCCTGCTGGAACTGGAAGGCGCCCTGCCGAAGTCCCGCGACCTGTTCGGCTGA
- a CDS encoding LytTR family DNA-binding domain-containing protein, with translation MNVVTALIAEDEAPQRRALQQQLRTAWPELELVAVCEDGLSALDAVTRHRPRVAFLDIRMPGVSGLDVARQVVAQGGLVVFTTAYEDYAIRAFEAGAADYLLKPVQDARLAQAVERMRARLAEARVPDMRSLIDDLEARLRPQGDRLIRWITASVGDSVRMIAIDEVLFFQAQDKYVRVVTADDEAIIRMSLKELLGGLDPDVFWQVHRGVLVRVQAIDRVRKDELGRHQLSVKGRKDVLPVSGAFQQRFRGM, from the coding sequence ATGAATGTCGTCACCGCCCTGATCGCCGAGGACGAGGCGCCGCAGCGGCGCGCGCTGCAGCAGCAGTTGCGCACGGCATGGCCGGAGCTGGAGCTGGTGGCCGTCTGTGAGGACGGACTCTCGGCGCTGGACGCCGTCACCCGGCATCGTCCGCGCGTGGCCTTCCTCGACATCCGCATGCCGGGCGTCAGCGGGCTGGACGTCGCCCGGCAGGTGGTGGCGCAGGGTGGGCTGGTCGTGTTCACCACGGCGTACGAGGACTACGCCATCCGCGCCTTCGAGGCGGGTGCGGCGGACTACCTGCTGAAGCCGGTGCAGGACGCGCGGCTGGCGCAGGCGGTGGAGCGCATGCGGGCGCGCCTGGCCGAGGCGCGCGTACCGGACATGCGCTCGCTGATCGACGACCTGGAGGCGCGCCTGCGGCCGCAGGGCGACCGCCTGATCCGCTGGATCACCGCCAGCGTCGGCGACAGCGTGCGCATGATCGCCATCGACGAGGTGCTGTTCTTCCAGGCGCAGGACAAGTACGTGCGCGTGGTGACCGCCGATGATGAAGCCATCATCCGCATGTCGTTGAAAGAACTGCTTGGCGGCCTGGATCCGGACGTGTTCTGGCAGGTGCATCGCGGGGTGCTGGTGCGCGTGCAGGCCATCGACCGCGTGCGCAAGGACGAACTGGGCCGCCACCAGCTCAGCGTGAAGGGGCGCAAGGACGTGCTGCCGGTCAGCGGCGCGTTCCAGCAGCGCTTCCGCGGGATGTGA
- a CDS encoding histidine kinase encodes MERTYPLRQKLPAEVLVGGNAVWSRYRQYPVFGLRWLMGRSLLFCSVIAVVAAFIGTGTGVALQDPGIAIRVGITQFIAFSLMATLGPALATAVRHRGWPVAWERKAVVVAVLAGMVLSFFVDRVASSYIDQLVKPELAAAGLAVKPPVLSPVVKAIGLAINVAALVVIYGLFGGGLALRAYFSEHRRWDEHHHVRELSALESRVHEADLRLGVLQAQVEPHFLFNTLASVRALVRQDPAQAEATLDALVDFLRATIPKLRDDRGLHATLGQQLDLCSSYLALMRVRMGGRLDYAVRADEVLRAAPFPPSLLITLVENAIKHGIEPRPGPGRIEVEAARDGDTLRVQVRDDGAGLQPGLSTGMGLANVREQLAARYGARAAFVLSPAAEGRGVCAEIRVPLGPAA; translated from the coding sequence ATGGAGCGGACCTACCCGCTGCGGCAGAAGCTGCCGGCCGAAGTACTGGTGGGTGGGAACGCGGTATGGAGCCGCTACCGCCAGTATCCGGTGTTCGGCCTGCGCTGGCTGATGGGCCGCAGCCTGCTGTTCTGCAGCGTGATCGCGGTGGTCGCCGCGTTCATCGGCACGGGCACCGGCGTGGCCCTGCAGGACCCCGGCATCGCGATCAGGGTCGGCATCACCCAGTTCATCGCCTTCAGCCTGATGGCGACGCTGGGCCCGGCTCTGGCCACGGCAGTGCGCCATCGCGGCTGGCCGGTCGCGTGGGAGCGCAAGGCCGTGGTGGTGGCCGTGCTGGCCGGCATGGTGCTCAGCTTCTTCGTCGACCGGGTGGCTTCGTCGTACATCGACCAACTGGTCAAACCGGAATTGGCCGCCGCCGGCCTGGCCGTCAAGCCACCGGTGCTCTCACCGGTGGTGAAGGCGATCGGACTGGCCATCAATGTGGCGGCGCTGGTGGTGATCTACGGTCTGTTCGGTGGCGGCCTGGCCCTGCGCGCGTACTTCAGTGAACATCGCCGCTGGGACGAGCACCACCATGTGCGCGAACTGAGCGCCCTGGAAAGCCGCGTGCATGAGGCGGACCTGCGCCTGGGGGTGCTGCAGGCGCAGGTGGAGCCGCATTTCCTGTTCAACACGCTGGCATCGGTCCGTGCACTGGTGCGGCAGGATCCGGCCCAGGCCGAAGCGACCCTGGATGCGCTGGTCGATTTCCTGCGCGCCACCATCCCCAAGCTGCGCGACGACCGCGGCCTGCACGCCACGCTCGGCCAGCAGCTCGACCTCTGCAGCAGCTACCTGGCACTGATGCGGGTGCGCATGGGGGGACGCCTGGACTACGCGGTGCGCGCCGACGAGGTGCTGCGTGCGGCGCCGTTTCCGCCGTCGCTGCTGATCACGCTGGTGGAGAATGCGATCAAGCACGGCATCGAACCACGGCCCGGTCCGGGGCGCATCGAGGTGGAAGCGGCGCGCGATGGCGACACCCTGCGCGTGCAGGTGCGCGACGATGGCGCCGGTCTTCAGCCTGGCCTGAGCACCGGCATGGGCCTGGCGAACGTGCGCGAACAACTGGCGGCACGCTACGGTGCGCGCGCGGCCTTCGTCCTGTCGCCGGCCGCCGAGGGTCGTGGCGTCTGCGCGGAGATCCGCGTGCCGCTGGGGCCTGCCGCATGA
- a CDS encoding serine hydrolase, translated as MAYAHSLAITLAAAGLTVFTPAHAMTDQALAGTVKQRLQGDRTGACMAVAVVEAGTVARTYQCADPKETSRIGPDSAFEIGSVSKTMTAALLADLIAQGKGSLDDPLSAWLPQGTKLPDYQGKPILLRHIVTHTSGLPALPSRMGAADMTDPYAKLDETALLASLGDVTLTAAPGTKSEYSNFASMVLSYAVARRAGTDLETLLKQRLFAPLGMRHAYVNAAPDGVRAAVGHTPNARATPAWHFQTNLAGVGGVRATLDDMVRYVQGQLGGGATSISAALQRSQQQVSDSPPMAMNWMLMPVGGRTVHVHEGGTGGFSSFVSFDIEKQRGVVILSDTTWNSIGSLGSLGLHLVDASFPLGAPRHEARPDGTLLDALAGEYELAGGMKMALRRQGDALEIQPAGQGAYAMGYDSAGDFYPREFDAVLRPRRTAEGQSFTWMQMGAALPAKRIDAAASQPAMKPDAAALRDYEGDYPLMPAFSLAVKAQGDTLTIQGTGQPALPVQAVERDVFVMDAVGAEIRFERDAAGKVVALTLKQAGQQLRGERK; from the coding sequence ATGGCCTACGCCCATTCGCTCGCCATCACCCTGGCCGCTGCCGGCCTTACCGTCTTCACGCCCGCCCATGCGATGACCGACCAGGCCCTGGCCGGCACGGTGAAGCAACGCCTGCAGGGCGACCGCACCGGTGCCTGCATGGCGGTGGCGGTCGTGGAGGCCGGCACGGTCGCCCGCACCTACCAGTGCGCGGATCCTAAGGAGACGTCGCGCATCGGGCCCGACAGCGCGTTCGAGATCGGCTCGGTCAGCAAGACCATGACGGCGGCGCTGTTGGCCGACCTGATCGCGCAGGGCAAGGGTTCGCTGGACGATCCGCTGTCGGCCTGGCTCCCGCAGGGCACGAAGCTGCCCGACTACCAGGGCAAGCCCATCCTGCTGCGCCACATCGTCACCCACACCTCCGGCCTGCCGGCGCTGCCCTCGCGCATGGGCGCGGCCGACATGACCGATCCGTACGCGAAACTGGACGAAACGGCACTGCTCGCCTCGCTGGGCGATGTCACGCTCACCGCGGCGCCGGGCACGAAGTCCGAGTATTCCAACTTCGCCTCGATGGTGCTGTCGTACGCTGTCGCCCGCCGCGCGGGCACCGACCTGGAAACCCTGCTGAAGCAGCGGTTGTTCGCGCCGCTGGGCATGCGCCATGCCTACGTCAACGCGGCGCCGGACGGCGTGCGCGCGGCGGTGGGCCATACGCCGAACGCGCGCGCCACGCCGGCCTGGCATTTCCAGACCAATCTCGCCGGCGTGGGCGGCGTGCGCGCGACCCTCGATGACATGGTGCGCTACGTGCAGGGCCAACTGGGGGGCGGGGCCACGTCCATTTCGGCGGCGCTGCAGCGCTCGCAGCAGCAGGTATCGGATTCGCCGCCGATGGCGATGAACTGGATGCTGATGCCCGTGGGCGGGCGTACGGTGCACGTGCACGAGGGGGGTACCGGCGGCTTCTCCTCGTTCGTATCCTTCGACATCGAGAAGCAGCGTGGCGTGGTGATCCTGTCCGACACCACCTGGAATTCGATCGGCAGCCTGGGGTCCCTGGGTCTGCACCTGGTCGATGCCAGCTTTCCGCTGGGCGCGCCGCGGCATGAAGCCAGGCCGGACGGCACGCTGCTGGATGCGTTGGCAGGCGAATACGAGCTCGCGGGCGGCATGAAGATGGCGCTGCGCCGACAGGGCGACGCCCTGGAGATCCAGCCGGCCGGTCAGGGCGCGTATGCGATGGGCTACGACAGTGCGGGCGATTTCTATCCGCGCGAATTCGATGCCGTGCTGCGCCCGCGGCGCACGGCGGAAGGCCAGTCCTTCACCTGGATGCAGATGGGCGCCGCGCTGCCGGCCAAGCGCATCGATGCCGCCGCGTCGCAGCCGGCGATGAAGCCCGACGCCGCTGCCCTGCGCGACTATGAGGGCGATTACCCGCTCATGCCCGCGTTCTCGCTCGCCGTGAAGGCGCAGGGCGACACCCTGACCATCCAGGGCACCGGCCAGCCCGCGTTGCCCGTGCAGGCGGTGGAGCGCGATGTCTTCGTGATGGATGCCGTGGGCGCGGAGATCCGCTTCGAGCGCGATGCGGCCGGCAAGGTGGTCGCGCTGACGCTGAAGCAGGCGGGCCAGCAGCTGCGCGGAGAAAGGAAGTAA
- a CDS encoding formimidoylglutamate deiminase produces the protein MPNTDPLAGQIVATDAGWRVPGIANLHSHAFQRAMAGLAEHQTHPEDSFWTWREIMYRFAARMTPESTYAVAAQLYAEMLEAGYTHVCEFHYVHHRPDGTPYEDPAAMSRALVAAARDTGIRMTLLPVLYMTGGFDGRALSARQQRFGHDVDGFLRLLDTLRPLQDESLRVGCAFHSLRAVPEAAMRQVLVALPAEAPVHIHIAEQVGEVQDCLALRNARPVEWLLREFAVDRRWTLVHATHLTDEETRGVAASGATVAICPTTEANLGDGLFPLRDYLQAGGRWGIGSDSHVSVSPVEELRWLEYGQRLVTRHRNIAVLPGSPRVGRTLLAGVLDSAGDATGPAPDPQDAVWLDADAPVLAGATPEDLVDRWLFAGNRRLVRSVRVSGRDKVVDGRHVDHEAIARRYGATVRRLLED, from the coding sequence ATGCCGAACACCGATCCCCTTGCTGGCCAGATCGTCGCCACCGACGCCGGCTGGCGCGTGCCGGGCATCGCCAACCTGCATTCGCACGCCTTCCAGCGGGCCATGGCGGGACTGGCCGAGCACCAGACCCACCCGGAAGACAGCTTCTGGACCTGGCGCGAGATCATGTACCGCTTCGCCGCGCGGATGACGCCGGAGAGCACCTACGCGGTGGCGGCGCAGCTGTACGCCGAAATGCTGGAAGCCGGCTACACGCATGTGTGCGAGTTCCACTACGTGCACCATCGGCCCGACGGCACGCCGTACGAAGACCCCGCGGCCATGTCCAGGGCGCTGGTGGCCGCCGCCCGCGATACCGGCATCCGCATGACCCTGCTGCCGGTGCTGTACATGACAGGCGGCTTCGATGGTCGCGCGCTGTCGGCGCGCCAGCAGCGCTTCGGCCACGATGTGGACGGATTCCTCCGCCTGCTCGACACCCTGCGCCCGCTACAGGATGAATCGCTGCGCGTGGGCTGCGCGTTCCACAGCCTGCGGGCCGTGCCGGAAGCGGCGATGCGCCAGGTGCTGGTGGCACTGCCGGCCGAGGCGCCCGTGCATATCCACATCGCCGAGCAGGTGGGCGAGGTGCAGGATTGCCTGGCGCTGCGCAACGCGCGCCCGGTGGAGTGGCTGTTGCGCGAGTTCGCTGTCGACCGGCGCTGGACGCTGGTGCATGCCACCCACCTGACGGACGAGGAAACGCGCGGCGTCGCCGCCAGTGGCGCCACCGTCGCGATCTGCCCCACGACGGAAGCGAACCTCGGCGACGGCCTGTTCCCGCTGCGCGACTACCTGCAGGCGGGCGGACGCTGGGGCATCGGTTCGGATTCGCATGTCTCCGTGTCGCCGGTGGAGGAACTGCGCTGGCTGGAGTACGGCCAGCGACTGGTCACACGCCATCGCAACATCGCGGTGCTGCCGGGCTCGCCCCGGGTGGGCCGCACCCTGCTGGCAGGGGTGCTGGACAGCGCCGGAGATGCCACCGGCCCCGCGCCGGATCCGCAGGACGCCGTCTGGCTGGATGCGGACGCCCCGGTGCTGGCCGGTGCCACCCCGGAGGACCTGGTGGACCGCTGGCTGTTCGCAGGCAACCGGCGGCTGGTCCGATCGGTCCGGGTAAGCGGCCGCGACAAGGTGGTGGATGGACGCCATGTCGACCATGAGGCCATCGCGCGCCGTTACGGCGCGACGGTGCGCCGGTTGCTGGAGGACTGA
- the hutI gene encoding imidazolonepropionase: MDTRWDGLLVNARLVTLAGDAGYGAIEDGALGWRDGVLVFAGHRADLPAPPASLADDIVDAQGEWVTPGLVDCHTHVVFGGDRAGEFEQRLQGASYEDIARGGGGIVSTVRATRAASEDELLAQSLPRARALRDDGVTTLEIKSGYGLDLDNERKMLRVARRIGDALGIAVRTTFLGAHALPPEFAGRADDYIDAVCRWLPALHAEGLVDAVDAFCERIGFTAGQTQRVFGTARALGLPVKLHADQLSDGGGAALVAGFDGLSADHVEYTSEAGVAALKRSGSVAVLLPGAFHVLRETRLPPLEAFRAQGVPMAVATDCNPGTSPLQSLRLAMSLACTHFRLTPEEALRGATVHAARALGLADRGRLAAGQRADFVRWRIGQPAQLAYWLGGDLVSAVHVGGRVIVAA, from the coding sequence GTGGACACGCGCTGGGACGGCCTGCTGGTCAACGCACGCCTGGTCACCCTGGCCGGCGATGCGGGCTATGGCGCGATCGAAGACGGCGCGCTGGGCTGGCGCGACGGCGTGCTCGTCTTCGCGGGCCACCGTGCGGACCTGCCGGCGCCCCCCGCGTCGCTGGCCGATGACATCGTGGACGCGCAGGGCGAATGGGTGACGCCCGGCCTGGTCGACTGCCACACCCACGTGGTGTTCGGCGGCGACCGCGCCGGTGAGTTCGAGCAGCGCCTGCAGGGGGCAAGCTACGAAGACATCGCACGCGGCGGCGGCGGCATCGTCTCGACCGTGCGCGCCACCCGCGCCGCCAGCGAAGACGAGCTGTTGGCGCAATCGCTGCCGCGCGCACGCGCGCTGCGCGACGACGGCGTGACCACGCTGGAGATCAAGTCCGGCTACGGGCTGGACCTGGACAACGAGCGCAAGATGCTGCGCGTGGCGCGCCGGATCGGCGATGCGCTCGGCATCGCGGTCCGTACCACCTTCCTGGGCGCGCATGCACTGCCGCCGGAGTTCGCCGGACGCGCAGACGACTACATCGATGCCGTGTGCCGCTGGCTGCCCGCCCTGCACGCGGAGGGCCTGGTGGATGCGGTGGATGCGTTCTGCGAGCGCATCGGATTCACGGCCGGGCAGACGCAGCGCGTGTTCGGAACCGCCCGCGCGCTCGGCCTGCCGGTGAAACTGCATGCCGACCAGCTGAGCGACGGCGGCGGCGCGGCGCTGGTGGCCGGCTTCGATGGCCTGTCCGCGGACCATGTCGAGTACACCTCGGAGGCTGGCGTGGCGGCGTTGAAGCGCTCCGGCAGCGTCGCCGTGCTGCTGCCCGGCGCCTTCCACGTGCTGCGCGAGACCCGACTGCCGCCGCTGGAGGCGTTCCGCGCGCAGGGCGTGCCGATGGCGGTGGCCACCGACTGCAATCCCGGCACCTCGCCCCTGCAGTCGCTGCGGCTGGCCATGTCGCTGGCCTGCACCCATTTCCGTCTGACGCCGGAGGAGGCGCTGCGCGGCGCCACCGTGCACGCGGCCCGGGCGCTGGGCCTGGCCGACAGGGGGCGTCTTGCGGCCGGACAGCGAGCGGACTTCGTGCGCTGGCGCATCGGCCAACCGGCACAGCTGGCCTACTGGCTGGGGGGCGACCTGGTGTCGGCCGTCCATGTCGGCGGCCGTGTCATCGTCGCCGCCTAG
- a CDS encoding 30S ribosomal protein THX, with the protein MGKGDRKTAKGKRYSSSYGNARKHAVAKAGVAATATAKKSVVKAPAKKAVAKKAVAKA; encoded by the coding sequence ATGGGCAAGGGTGATCGCAAGACGGCCAAGGGCAAGCGCTATTCGTCCAGCTACGGCAATGCGCGCAAGCACGCCGTGGCCAAGGCCGGCGTGGCGGCTACCGCCACCGCCAAGAAGTCGGTGGTGAAGGCGCCGGCGAAGAAGGCCGTGGCCAAGAAGGCTGTCGCCAAGGCGTGA
- a CDS encoding MerC domain-containing protein: MKPSFRHLLDRLGAAGSLVCALHCALVPLALALAPSLGLSLWLGESLEEIFVVFVTVLGAFSLIWGYRRHRVFRALGMLLAGLAALWVGVLYPPLHASVVPHAIVMTVGGTLVGLAHLLNLRLNHWHVHDASCAH, translated from the coding sequence ATGAAGCCTTCGTTCCGCCACCTGCTCGATCGTCTGGGCGCCGCCGGCTCCCTGGTCTGCGCGCTGCACTGCGCCCTTGTGCCGTTGGCGTTGGCGCTGGCGCCGTCGCTGGGCCTGTCGCTGTGGCTGGGGGAAAGCCTGGAGGAGATCTTCGTGGTGTTCGTCACGGTGCTGGGCGCCTTCAGCCTGATCTGGGGCTACCGCCGGCACCGCGTGTTCCGCGCGCTGGGCATGCTGCTGGCGGGCCTGGCGGCGCTGTGGGTGGGGGTGCTGTATCCGCCGCTGCATGCCTCGGTGGTGCCGCATGCCATCGTGATGACCGTGGGCGGCACGCTGGTGGGCCTGGCCCATCTGCTGAACCTGCGCCTGAATCATTGGCACGTCCACGACGCCAGCTGCGCACACTAG